From the Halalkalicoccus sp. CGA53 genome, one window contains:
- a CDS encoding ABC transporter ATP-binding protein, with the protein MPVLRVENLNKNYGDVVAVKNASFEIEDGEFVSILGPSGSGKSTMLRMISGFETPTTGEIYINGENVVGTPAFERDTNMVFQNLALFPHLTVSENIQFGLKRRGVEKQERNERTEQILEVVELRGYGDRDIDQLSGGEQQRIALARALVNEPSMILLDEPLASLDRKLRQHMKFELQRIQNETGITFLYVTHDQEVAMSISDRMIVLNEGIIEQDGPVRAIYDRPATRFVAQFMGDLNVLSGTVTRVDERTIEMNIGDEAVMVPTVSTNPAIASGETVEVGIRPSHIQLSKQNGSSAGILTGIVENDIYAGDETVYSVDVGEKVFKIESTEDGFNIGDPVVLRWDRESTFLFVDGENISQEG; encoded by the coding sequence ATGCCAGTATTACGCGTCGAGAACCTCAACAAGAACTACGGAGATGTCGTCGCCGTCAAGAACGCCTCGTTCGAAATAGAAGACGGGGAATTCGTCTCTATACTCGGACCGAGTGGGTCTGGAAAGTCGACGATGCTGCGGATGATCTCGGGATTTGAGACACCAACCACCGGTGAGATCTATATCAACGGTGAAAACGTCGTTGGGACACCTGCCTTCGAGAGAGATACGAACATGGTGTTTCAGAATCTCGCGTTATTTCCTCATCTTACCGTCTCCGAAAACATTCAATTCGGTCTCAAACGAAGGGGGGTCGAGAAGCAGGAACGGAACGAACGGACCGAGCAGATCCTTGAAGTCGTAGAGTTACGTGGCTACGGCGATCGCGATATCGATCAACTGAGTGGCGGCGAGCAACAGCGGATCGCACTCGCTCGCGCGCTCGTCAATGAACCCTCGATGATCCTTCTCGATGAGCCGTTGGCATCGCTCGACCGAAAGCTGCGCCAGCATATGAAATTCGAGCTACAGCGAATTCAGAATGAAACTGGAATTACATTTCTGTACGTGACCCACGACCAGGAAGTAGCGATGTCGATCTCCGATCGGATGATCGTTCTCAACGAGGGAATCATCGAGCAGGATGGCCCGGTCAGGGCGATATACGATCGCCCAGCTACTCGCTTCGTAGCGCAGTTCATGGGAGATCTAAACGTACTATCCGGTACGGTCACGAGAGTAGATGAACGAACAATCGAGATGAACATAGGCGATGAGGCGGTGATGGTGCCGACAGTCAGTACCAACCCTGCTATAGCATCCGGTGAGACTGTCGAGGTCGGAATCAGACCATCTCATATTCAACTCTCAAAACAGAACGGATCATCCGCTGGTATATTGACCGGAATCGTTGAGAACGACATCTATGCTGGAGATGAGACCGTCTACAGTGTCGATGTCGGTGAGAAAGTCTTCAAAATAGAATCTACAGAAGACGGTTTCAACATCGGAGACCCCGTCGTACTGCGCTGGGATAGAGAATCGACGTTCCTGTTTGTCGACGGCGAGAACATATCTCAGGAGGGCTAA
- a CDS encoding DMT family transporter translates to MVFPGSHVAGVALATVTAVAFAAYYLSVRLGTENGSVLDVMLISLLTNVVIIVPLVGIVHGVPLITVQSLLAFVAAGVFGSLLARITLIKSVQVIGASRTSPIAASNVFFASLIAIVLFDEQLTVMHFTGIVLIVAGVAAITWETAHEADPESSLRELLPSLTLPVLGAVLLGFEPIFITLGLSGGTAVLPGVAIKAIAATTGFVLYLRLKTELRSDMLQWSPHMKWYLGAGLTSTVGIVAFFAALETAPVVLVVPLVQTSPLIVVVLSALLLPQHLERVTVRLVAGAVVVVAGAALVSIYG, encoded by the coding sequence ATGGTTTTTCCAGGCAGTCACGTCGCTGGCGTCGCGCTCGCGACGGTGACCGCCGTCGCCTTCGCGGCCTACTACCTCAGCGTTCGTCTCGGCACCGAGAACGGCAGCGTTCTCGACGTGATGTTGATCTCGCTGTTGACCAACGTGGTGATCATCGTTCCGCTCGTGGGGATCGTTCACGGCGTCCCCCTGATCACGGTGCAGTCGTTACTCGCGTTCGTTGCGGCCGGCGTCTTCGGCTCGTTACTCGCCAGGATCACGCTCATTAAAAGTGTGCAGGTGATCGGTGCCAGCCGGACCTCACCCATTGCCGCCTCGAACGTGTTCTTCGCGAGTCTCATCGCTATCGTCCTGTTCGACGAACAGCTGACAGTGATGCACTTCACCGGAATCGTCCTGATCGTCGCCGGAGTCGCAGCCATCACCTGGGAAACGGCCCACGAGGCCGACCCCGAATCCTCGCTTCGAGAGCTGCTACCGTCGCTGACGCTCCCGGTACTGGGAGCGGTCCTCCTCGGATTCGAGCCGATCTTCATCACGCTCGGACTCTCTGGAGGGACTGCAGTGCTCCCGGGTGTAGCGATCAAAGCGATCGCGGCAACGACCGGCTTCGTCCTCTATCTCAGGCTCAAGACCGAGCTACGATCCGATATGCTCCAGTGGAGCCCCCACATGAAGTGGTATCTCGGCGCCGGTCTGACGAGTACCGTAGGTATCGTCGCGTTCTTTGCCGCGTTAGAAACCGCCCCGGTCGTCCTCGTCGTGCCGCTGGTACAGACCTCACCGCTGATCGTGGTCGTTCTGTCGGCGCTATTGCTCCCACAACACCTCGAGCGTGTTACCGTTCGTCTCGTGGCGGGTGCGGTCGTCGTCGTTGCCGGCGCGGCGCTGGTGTCCATTTACGGATGA
- a CDS encoding ABC transporter permease, whose protein sequence is MIPASFERFVDSYGKKVGQAAMWIILLLLWIPIGIVTLMSFAPDRALAFPPDGVTLYWYSTFLRNDSAITAVLMSVQISLIATLITVVLATALAYGIAKYDFPGKELLQIVVTLPIIVPLVVVGVALVLFFGTIGIGTGFWSVVIAHVIRTIPFAALIIIPTMLRFDERLEEAAKDLGADELDAFINVRLPNTLPGIVAGGLLAFTISFNEFVYTYFVRDTQTETLPVYLWNQIRFEATPEVNVISVVFLFVAVLMILIAMALTNVRRITMR, encoded by the coding sequence ATGATCCCAGCGTCTTTTGAGCGATTCGTAGATAGCTATGGGAAAAAGGTCGGTCAGGCCGCAATGTGGATTATTCTACTCCTCCTGTGGATACCGATCGGTATTGTGACTTTGATGTCGTTTGCACCCGATAGAGCGCTCGCATTCCCACCGGATGGCGTTACGCTCTACTGGTACAGTACGTTCCTGCGGAACGATTCGGCCATTACTGCAGTTTTGATGTCCGTTCAGATCAGTCTTATCGCGACACTGATCACTGTGGTACTGGCAACTGCTCTCGCGTATGGGATTGCAAAGTACGATTTCCCCGGGAAAGAGCTCCTACAGATCGTTGTCACCCTGCCAATAATCGTCCCACTCGTAGTTGTGGGGGTGGCGTTAGTGCTCTTTTTCGGGACGATCGGCATCGGAACCGGGTTCTGGAGCGTGGTGATCGCCCACGTGATTCGGACTATTCCCTTTGCAGCCCTCATTATCATCCCGACGATGTTGAGATTCGATGAGAGGTTAGAAGAGGCCGCTAAGGATCTTGGCGCAGACGAGCTGGACGCATTTATCAACGTCCGGCTGCCCAATACTCTGCCCGGCATAGTTGCAGGTGGGTTGCTCGCGTTTACTATCTCATTCAATGAATTCGTCTATACCTACTTTGTTCGGGACACGCAGACTGAGACGCTCCCGGTCTATCTCTGGAATCAGATCAGATTCGAAGCGACGCCAGAAGTCAACGTAATTAGCGTCGTCTTCCTCTTCGTCGCTGTGTTGATGATCCTCATCGCTATGGCTCTGACCAATGTTCGGCGAATCACGATGCGCTGA
- a CDS encoding arginase family protein: protein MEDIPPLRVYWHRETILHEPPDGAFKLPSTDLLAVDEPHPDQPARVKNIRRIIEETFVDRAHFIPVEPASRSRLEAVHTAEYLDWLESFCADGGGRIDGTTTGANDMTFVAARRAAGAALEATAHTLEDRRGIPYALCRPSGHHAQSDRADGFCFLNNAAVAAQYALETSCERVAIVDWDVHHGNGTQENFEERDDVLYISIHNDHGAWDPTYHPQTGGFEEDGVSKGKGFNVNIPIPSGTGDHGYELIFENLVEPIIESYNPDLIVYSAGQDPGISDPLGRNVVSRTGFRTLGERARTLADRTAGGRYVLVQEGGYQISHLAFATLGVLEGAIGSTFDLEAYGGDDPFAWLDEEIEPLEKAIEQARQYHAEYWPV, encoded by the coding sequence ATGGAAGATATTCCTCCACTACGAGTATACTGGCATCGAGAAACGATCCTTCACGAACCACCCGATGGAGCGTTCAAACTTCCTTCGACCGATCTACTGGCCGTCGATGAACCCCATCCCGATCAACCCGCTCGAGTGAAGAACATCCGACGTATCATCGAAGAAACCTTCGTTGACCGTGCACATTTTATACCCGTTGAGCCGGCCTCTCGATCGAGACTCGAGGCAGTACACACCGCCGAGTACCTCGATTGGCTCGAATCGTTCTGTGCAGACGGTGGTGGACGGATCGATGGTACAACAACCGGAGCGAACGATATGACCTTCGTCGCTGCCCGGAGGGCAGCAGGCGCTGCTCTGGAGGCAACAGCCCACACACTCGAGGATCGACGAGGGATTCCGTATGCACTCTGTCGGCCGAGTGGTCATCACGCCCAGAGCGATAGAGCCGATGGGTTTTGCTTTCTCAACAACGCAGCAGTTGCTGCTCAGTACGCTTTGGAAACGAGTTGTGAGCGAGTCGCAATCGTCGATTGGGACGTCCATCACGGGAACGGCACACAAGAGAACTTCGAGGAAAGAGATGACGTCCTATATATCAGTATTCACAACGATCACGGAGCCTGGGATCCAACGTATCACCCTCAGACCGGAGGGTTCGAGGAGGATGGAGTCAGTAAGGGGAAAGGATTCAACGTAAATATCCCGATTCCATCAGGAACTGGTGATCACGGGTACGAGTTGATCTTCGAAAACCTAGTCGAACCGATCATCGAGTCGTATAACCCTGATCTCATCGTTTACAGCGCTGGCCAGGATCCTGGAATTTCGGATCCACTTGGGCGCAATGTAGTCTCCCGTACTGGATTCCGCACACTTGGAGAACGCGCTCGAACACTTGCCGACCGCACAGCAGGGGGACGATACGTTCTCGTTCAGGAAGGTGGGTATCAGATCAGCCATCTCGCGTTTGCCACACTCGGTGTCCTCGAGGGTGCTATTGGTTCGACGTTTGATCTCGAAGCGTATGGTGGTGATGACCCGTTTGCATGGTTAGACGAGGAAATCGAGCCTCTTGAGAAAGCGATCGAACAGGCACGACAGTATCACGCTGAGTACTGGCCTGTATAG
- a CDS encoding digeranylgeranylglycerophospholipid reductase, whose protein sequence is MRDHFDVVIAGAGPAGAQCARDLAARDYAVVVLETESEDDFPRQSNKSTGGTFPPMLASFGIPDDVVMNFTDSVVIESPNEYFVTKHAGAVLDFAAFKKFLVEDGRRKGAEYRFDARVSKPILENGEIIGVQYNGSQKVYGDIIIDATGPAAPLAKALGVSDLKRRKQAIAIEYELEGVVVDHEEYADLTDAMMLRLDHRFAPGGYSWIFHTGADTAKVGLCYLQNTRYQQYADTRRTIDGYLQHWLDTDPRFESSEQIEGRHHRGSAHIQRPGRLSTDNFMAIGDTVPTIDPLWGEGIEKGMRSGRAAAITADRCLIPNQPDTSAENISLYNTLWKTEVAPRVNTRLLVTELLYLVPNDRYDTLVRDFHRFTGETLSEASQGDIVAIAKILQPSDAPLLAQFMKHQLWDWGERLRSAR, encoded by the coding sequence ATGCGCGATCACTTTGACGTGGTCATCGCTGGTGCTGGCCCCGCTGGAGCTCAATGCGCACGAGACCTCGCTGCAAGGGACTACGCTGTCGTCGTTCTCGAAACCGAATCAGAAGACGACTTTCCCCGTCAGAGTAACAAATCGACTGGCGGAACGTTTCCGCCTATGCTGGCCTCGTTTGGTATTCCGGACGATGTCGTAATGAACTTCACCGACAGCGTCGTGATTGAATCCCCGAATGAATATTTTGTCACAAAGCATGCCGGCGCTGTCCTAGATTTTGCCGCGTTCAAGAAGTTCCTCGTCGAGGATGGTCGACGAAAAGGGGCTGAATACCGATTTGACGCTCGGGTTTCGAAGCCTATACTGGAGAACGGAGAGATCATCGGAGTCCAGTACAATGGGTCACAAAAAGTATACGGAGACATCATCATTGACGCAACCGGGCCAGCCGCACCACTCGCGAAGGCCCTCGGTGTAAGCGACCTCAAACGCCGGAAACAAGCGATCGCGATCGAGTATGAACTCGAAGGAGTCGTGGTCGACCACGAGGAGTATGCTGATCTAACTGATGCGATGATGCTCCGGCTTGATCACAGATTTGCACCGGGAGGGTATTCATGGATCTTCCATACCGGTGCTGACACAGCGAAAGTAGGCCTCTGTTACCTCCAGAACACAAGGTACCAACAGTACGCCGACACTCGTCGCACTATCGATGGCTATCTGCAACACTGGCTAGACACTGATCCTCGCTTCGAAAGTAGTGAGCAGATCGAGGGTCGACACCATCGAGGATCCGCACACATTCAACGTCCTGGCCGTCTGAGTACGGATAATTTCATGGCGATCGGTGATACTGTCCCAACGATCGATCCGCTCTGGGGCGAGGGAATTGAAAAAGGGATGCGATCGGGACGTGCCGCTGCCATCACCGCGGACCGCTGTCTTATTCCCAACCAGCCAGACACGTCGGCCGAAAATATCTCGCTCTATAACACTCTGTGGAAAACTGAAGTTGCGCCTCGGGTGAACACACGACTGTTAGTAACAGAATTACTCTATCTCGTGCCAAACGATCGATACGACACCTTGGTGCGAGACTTTCACCGGTTTACTGGGGAGACGTTAAGCGAGGCAAGTCAGGGAGACATTGTAGCAATCGCGAAGATACTCCAGCCTAGCGACGCCCCGTTACTTGCGCAGTTTATGAAACACCAGCTTTGGGACTGGGGTGAACGACTGCGCTCTGCTCGATAG
- a CDS encoding ABC transporter substrate-binding protein, producing MTPTINPTTRRTVLGAIGSGSALALSGCLIGDDDDDGDEDVRPIDLESIPPDEYESTVNVWNWYTDWVDWHVDEFQDTYEDIDQINTQAYSGPSEWYSQLEAGNDEIDNICATNEWVVRAMNNDYLEPLPVDIMDAWDVLTPLAAEDAEEYYSMDGEIYAIPESIVMQPSLTYNEDYFDSPPDSWSILWDEEFDGMMFMEDWAEVSCRVAALYTGQDPNDPDDFEEIEEVLMQQRDFNVTYWNEFSSAMEMFINEEVVVGPLRDGRTWMARYLEDSPINYAVPEEGMMYTYDNFVIPEGAPNPRASTMWIEHGGQISSRIQLFAQMGYVPPIENLEDELTEVVSEEEASFADWLDPDELIFIEPLDEETLERYDEIWTTVVAG from the coding sequence GTGACACCCACTATCAATCCTACCACGCGCAGAACTGTCCTGGGAGCAATTGGTTCTGGGAGTGCGCTCGCGCTATCGGGCTGTCTTATCGGCGATGATGATGATGATGGCGATGAGGACGTCAGACCGATTGATCTCGAGTCGATCCCACCGGATGAGTACGAGTCGACGGTAAACGTTTGGAACTGGTACACGGATTGGGTCGATTGGCACGTCGACGAGTTCCAAGATACCTATGAAGATATCGATCAAATAAATACACAGGCATATTCGGGCCCCAGTGAATGGTACTCCCAACTGGAAGCGGGTAACGACGAGATCGATAATATCTGTGCCACGAATGAGTGGGTCGTTCGGGCAATGAACAACGACTACTTAGAACCATTACCGGTAGACATCATGGACGCGTGGGATGTTTTAACTCCATTGGCTGCTGAAGACGCCGAAGAGTACTACAGCATGGATGGAGAGATCTATGCGATCCCAGAGTCGATCGTTATGCAACCCTCGCTAACGTACAACGAGGATTACTTCGATAGTCCACCGGATTCTTGGAGTATTCTTTGGGATGAGGAGTTTGACGGAATGATGTTCATGGAAGATTGGGCCGAGGTCTCCTGCCGTGTTGCCGCACTCTATACTGGTCAGGATCCGAACGATCCCGACGATTTCGAAGAGATCGAAGAGGTCCTCATGCAGCAACGGGATTTCAACGTCACCTATTGGAACGAATTCTCCTCTGCGATGGAGATGTTCATCAACGAAGAAGTCGTCGTGGGGCCACTTCGGGATGGCAGGACCTGGATGGCACGGTATCTCGAGGATTCGCCGATAAATTACGCCGTGCCCGAAGAGGGGATGATGTACACATATGATAACTTCGTCATCCCGGAGGGAGCGCCAAATCCCCGAGCGAGTACAATGTGGATCGAACACGGCGGACAGATCTCATCGAGGATTCAGCTCTTCGCGCAGATGGGGTATGTACCCCCGATCGAGAACTTAGAAGACGAGTTAACCGAGGTGGTGTCAGAAGAAGAAGCTTCGTTCGCTGACTGGCTCGATCCTGATGAACTAATCTTCATCGAACCACTGGACGAAGAGACTCTAGAGCGGTATGACGAGATCTGGACGACTGTGGTCGCAGGCTGA
- a CDS encoding O-antigen ligase family protein → MTWERYVIGTAIEEEPTVPLHYPLVAVLAIIAAIAPNTWFLSSQHGYYVSGVVLCAIVVYAVFLTSVRLWTDSNFLLLFGAYWVGLVVQYHYTAQPELLQYVLVTPIAVVATVIVLPRFVVGRKETFAMALTVVGVCTALIGIWLLWRTTQGDPVTIAGSSPGWIGEEVGDYDGFANMRTVSVFHNQNTYGFFMMVTSLAALYTLLARRGLLWVGASGVCLLGLFMSEGDAAYLGFAVGAIVLVSGYDTRLAVASLGVGVVALYWLIRIGHIPEVMETTLMSRVDQWVLSLERIAEDPLFGIGFLDAAPEIGASYGPHNSFVHALLNAGIIVGSLYLGALAYAFARGLRRKWTPWTGFVVGSTVGLFAYMSFESLFLGGLGVSSVVLGLLVGLLVIPERDGDTGPVTAVEALRRSRGARAVERIQDRSDSATDSLPRGEEG, encoded by the coding sequence ATGACGTGGGAACGGTACGTCATCGGGACCGCCATCGAGGAGGAGCCGACGGTTCCCCTTCACTACCCGCTCGTAGCGGTGCTCGCGATTATAGCAGCCATTGCGCCGAACACCTGGTTTCTCTCCTCACAGCATGGTTACTACGTCTCGGGGGTCGTCCTCTGTGCGATCGTCGTCTACGCCGTCTTCCTCACGAGCGTCCGTCTGTGGACCGATTCGAACTTCCTGCTCCTCTTCGGCGCCTACTGGGTCGGTCTCGTCGTCCAGTATCACTACACCGCACAGCCGGAACTCCTCCAGTACGTCCTCGTCACGCCCATCGCGGTCGTGGCGACCGTGATCGTCCTCCCACGGTTCGTCGTCGGTCGAAAGGAGACGTTCGCGATGGCGCTGACGGTCGTCGGCGTCTGTACGGCGTTAATCGGTATCTGGCTCCTCTGGCGGACGACACAGGGCGATCCGGTGACGATCGCCGGCTCCTCGCCCGGATGGATCGGCGAGGAGGTGGGGGACTACGACGGGTTCGCGAACATGCGAACGGTCTCGGTGTTTCACAACCAGAACACCTACGGCTTCTTCATGATGGTCACGAGTCTCGCCGCGCTCTACACGCTGTTGGCCCGCCGGGGCCTGCTCTGGGTCGGCGCCTCGGGCGTCTGTCTGCTCGGGCTGTTCATGAGCGAGGGCGACGCCGCCTACCTCGGCTTCGCGGTCGGGGCGATCGTACTCGTCTCCGGCTACGACACCCGTCTCGCGGTAGCGAGCCTCGGCGTCGGTGTCGTCGCGCTGTACTGGTTGATCAGGATCGGCCACATCCCCGAGGTGATGGAGACGACGCTGATGAGCCGTGTCGACCAGTGGGTGCTCTCGCTCGAACGGATCGCGGAGGACCCGCTGTTCGGGATCGGCTTCCTCGACGCGGCCCCGGAGATCGGAGCCAGCTACGGACCGCACAACTCGTTCGTTCACGCGCTGTTGAACGCGGGTATCATCGTCGGCTCGCTCTATCTCGGTGCGCTCGCGTACGCGTTCGCCCGTGGGCTCAGGCGGAAATGGACGCCGTGGACCGGCTTCGTCGTCGGCTCTACCGTCGGCCTGTTCGCGTACATGAGCTTCGAGTCGCTTTTCCTCGGTGGGTTGGGCGTCTCCTCGGTCGTCCTCGGGCTACTCGTCGGCCTGCTCGTCATTCCGGAACGGGACGGCGATACGGGACCGGTCACCGCGGTCGAAGCCCTGAGACGAAGTCGAGGCGCGCGAGCGGTCGAACGGATTCAGGACCGGAGCGATAGTGCAACAGATTCCTTACCGAGGGGCGAGGAGGGGTAA
- a CDS encoding ABC transporter permease, which translates to MATDTSQSPPDGLRKAGRRRIRSVLNYLRDRPRTRLFLLVGIPAIVLLLFFLLPLAYMLWLSFLDGMPPASPTLQNYLNVFTTDLYLRVVWRTTVLTVQTTALVVILGYTLAYSMARFSRRTTLLLLLVILPFWTNYIVRMYALINIFSRNGLLDWIQLSAGFAQEPSGIMYTHTAVLLGLTYVWLPLATLPFYASLANLDDSLIEASKDLGAGPIETFFTVTLPLTKNGVIGGIVLVSIPTFGAFVTPTLLGGTDQIMIGMVIENQFTEAFNWPFGSALSVLVSVFVIVMLALGVKFGAGDVISKQGGGE; encoded by the coding sequence GTGGCAACAGACACGTCTCAATCTCCTCCCGATGGACTTCGGAAAGCGGGCAGAAGGCGGATTAGAAGCGTACTGAACTACCTTCGTGATCGGCCAAGAACCCGGCTTTTCTTGCTGGTCGGAATTCCAGCGATCGTCTTACTGCTGTTTTTCCTTCTACCTCTCGCCTACATGCTGTGGCTATCGTTTCTCGATGGAATGCCACCGGCTTCACCCACCCTTCAGAACTATCTGAACGTCTTTACCACCGATCTCTACTTGCGGGTCGTTTGGCGAACAACGGTACTCACTGTTCAGACTACAGCTCTAGTCGTCATCCTCGGATACACCTTAGCGTACAGTATGGCTCGGTTCTCGCGACGTACGACACTACTGCTACTCTTGGTGATACTCCCGTTTTGGACGAATTATATCGTTCGGATGTATGCATTGATCAACATATTCAGTCGGAACGGATTACTGGATTGGATCCAGCTATCTGCCGGGTTCGCTCAGGAGCCAAGCGGGATCATGTATACACATACAGCTGTCCTCCTCGGATTGACCTATGTGTGGCTCCCACTGGCAACGCTTCCCTTCTACGCCTCGTTAGCAAATCTGGACGATAGTTTGATCGAGGCCTCGAAAGACCTCGGTGCAGGTCCTATCGAGACGTTCTTCACCGTTACTCTCCCGCTGACCAAAAACGGGGTTATCGGAGGAATCGTTCTCGTTTCGATTCCTACATTCGGTGCGTTCGTTACGCCAACTCTACTAGGAGGAACGGACCAGATCATGATCGGAATGGTCATTGAAAACCAGTTCACGGAGGCGTTCAACTGGCCGTTTGGATCTGCACTTAGTGTTCTCGTCTCCGTTTTCGTGATTGTAATGCTAGCCCTCGGAGTGAAATTCGGAGCTGGTGACGTCATTAGCAAGCAAGGTGGTGGGGAATGA